A stretch of DNA from Drosophila virilis strain 15010-1051.87 chromosome 5, Dvir_AGI_RSII-ME, whole genome shotgun sequence:
TGGGTCGACTCGACTCGGCTCGGGCACTCCAAGGCgcattatgcaaatgttgtgATAGTATTTCCCATGGCATGGCTATTGAACTTGTTGGCCAagtcaaaataattttattgttattattgcaaaTCATAGAgttacaaaatatgcaactgACTTTTAAAAAGAACTGGCATCCGTACACTAGATCTCAGATCCTCGTTGGAAAGTTGCCTACCAGAaactcttaaaaaaaaaaaacgtttaagCTTTTCTTCGCGCTCTACCCGAAAGGGGGAGTAGAATGAGGAGTGGCAAAAAAAGAGTTTTCTGATTGTGTTGTTCcttcttggttttttttttttttttttgcactcaATTGTTGTGCCATTTTGCTTCAAGTCCAATCGTTAATGCATAATGATCCGATTTATAGGGAGCAAACCACAACAACATCTTAGCGCATGTCACACAACTCTTTCAGCTTGGAGCATACATTGCGAATCATCGAATCACTCGATGGCAGCAGTCAAATGGATCACATAATGCCACGCTTTGTCACACTTGGTCGCTTATGGGATTTAGGGCCGTAACCGAAACCGCAGTCAACAACTTGCCCAGGCCATGCCATAAAAGATATAATACCCATCCCAGTTCCAGTCACAGCCACAGTTGCCGCTCCAGATCGCATTACAGCAACGGCGGCGGCGCACAATGCAAAATCGGGTCAATACGGTATTAAAGGGCGTGCTTTTTACATGCACGCATCGCCCACTTCCCAGTATCGATGACAATCGCGAGTGCTCGACGATGCGTTGACAGATGCGGAAATGTTTACAGCCGGCTGCCGAAATACTCGAGTCACGGCAAATTGATTGTTGAGCATGTTATGTATGTGCGAGCAGCAATTAAATAATGCTACAAAATTAGCACTGGCTGCCATCTAATTTATGAGTACTCTCTCCCGATTGAAGCCCATAAATTGAATAGGCAGCGGAGAGCGTAAATATAGATAGAAGATACATTGCCTAGCACTTGGAGGGGCACatcatttaaaaatcaatttcggGGCATTTAAGGCTTTGAGGCTTTGCATCTATTTTGGGCTGGCTTAGTTTCACTTTAATCATGAGGCTTGACGTGGTACTCACCATTGCGTGTGGTGCTTGCCAAGGATGAGGCGCTGCCTGTGCCAATGTCGCTGCTCGTCTCAGCAGCTGCCGGTGCAGTGGCCAATTTTTGTTCATCGTCCAGGACAACGACGGGCACGGCCGTCACCAGCTTGTAGTCGGGCATATGACCTTGAAGCAAAGCGAAATATAACTAGACATTCACAAAATTCATATTTGGGTGCATTCGCTCTCAGTCAAAAGAGCAATGACTTTCGACTGATAGGTTCTCAGCAAGATAAGCATAAAATTCTAAAGAGCTTTAATGACAGgctaataattgtatacccTGACAGGtttatcaattaaatttaagtatattataaaatcttaaaagaacattttaaaattttaaatcagttaaaatttaaaaatctgatTATCTGAACATACTAACTAAAGTGTGTAGCATGGCTTGGCAAGTTGTTAACTCAGATAATATACATACGTACCCGATCAACACACCAACTCGATGCTGAAATCGTAATACTCTCTGCTACTCTATAAATATGAGCTGATGAGGAAGTAACCGGCAGTTGGCACGAAGATGGTTGGGCGGTTGGGTGTCAAGATCTGGCTGCCGTTGTTGGCAATACTGTTGGCCAGAACAGAGGCAGAGGCCAGTTTTCGGGTCAATTTGCCGACAATGGTTTTGCAGCAGCTAAACGGTTCCAGTGCCCAATTCGAAGACTGGACCCAGCGGTTAAGTGACCGCCTTAGcccggagcagcagcagcgtttgGCTTGGAATGTGGCCTTCCTGGAGACACCCAAAAGTGCGCAACAGTTGAGGCAACTGCAGACTAAGCTCAGTCctagcagcagcatcaacaacccGCTCAAACTTTGGCTGTGGATAAGCTTTTATTGGCAATTGCGGCGCTCGAATCGCTTGGGCAGCAATCAAATTTTGCTGCCACATTTTGCGCTGAAGCTGCGTCAGCTGCAAGGGCATCCGCTGTGGCGTAGTGCCCAGGTGACGAATATGTTGCAGAGCTTGCCAAATTCACTGGGCGTTCTGGTTAGGAGTCGATGGTTATGCTTGAAACATGCCAGGCATCAGTTATATGCTTTGCCGGGTGAGGCTCTGATGCTGGGCGccaacagcaactgctgcatGTGGCAACTTGTCGTGGCAGACACGTCCCAGGCATGGCTAAGCCTGGAAAACGCATGCGAGATGCAAGCAAAATGGTTCATCAACATATTGCAGCCGACCGCCTCGGGAACCTACACTCTGCAGAGCGCTCCTAGCGACAATTCAAGTTCATTCTGCATTCGAAATGGAGCGGGTTATTTGGTGAAGGTTCAAGCCACAACTGACACTGAGCAAAACCAAGAAGCACTGGCAGAAGATTGCCATTGGGAGCTCAACGATTGCACTCAACTGCCAACgttattgaataaatatttaaaaggaaAGATCTTATAAAATGTATGGAATTTGAGATTATTGTGACGCGTGCCAGCAAAGCTTAATGAACCTACGACAGTTTCGACTTACAATTAtaattagttaaatatataaatgataatTAAACACTTATCTCAGCTGATATGTGGACTCTTGTGTTATCTATATGCTAGCTTCTGTTCCATTAACAAACCTTTTTTAGCCCTTTGCACTTACCATTTGACGCCAGCGAGATGCTGCTGCCATTACATGCTCCCGATGCGTTTAGAGTTGACTTCTCATACAGGCAGCTATTAGAGGCTGAGCTAGCAGCGGGATGAAGACGCTGTGCCACATATTGCTGAtagtgctgctgttgctgttgctgttgctgttgatgctgttgctggacgctggcgctgctgctgttggcgtaGCTGAGCAGATAGTTTGTTGCGCTGGCATTGTTGACATTGTTGCTCAGCTTATTGGGCACATAAATGGTtggttgttgctggtgctgttgttgttgctgttgcttgtgcaAAGTGTTGGCCTCCTGCAAGGAGAGCACCGATAGCCCTGACGGCGTCTGGCGTCCACTTAGCAGacatgtgggcgtggctgtgcgTAACGGCTGCCCATTATTGCCAGTTGCCgatgcagcggctgctgctgctgctgctgctgctgctgtcgttgtggCGGCGCCATTGCTTGTTAGGGTAGTGCAGCTTAGTATCATGACGGGCGAGTTATCGTGCAGATCAGGCAAGGATGAGGATATGGCTACACTGCTGGCAATGCTTTTGCTGAATCTGTTGCTGCATGTTGCCAAGGCGTgagttttgttgctgctgttgctgctgttgttttgcttgctgctgctgccgctggggcaagtgttgctgttgttgctcaaatgttgctgttgctgagcGGCGCTTAAAGTGCTGTATGTGTCCGTAGATTTGCGCGTTTTAAAGAGACGCATACTatgggttgttgttgttattgttgttgctgtcgttgtttgCTGCAATTGTAGGAGTGGCACATTAGTTTTTCAATCGAGTCCAGGCAAATTAGTTAAGGCCTAAAAACCCAATTTGAACTCATTTTCTATAAGCATTCCagtttttcacaattttcctCTTCTGTTTTTCGTTCAACGGAGCgtataattaacataaattacagCTCGCAGGCCCGTCGAATTTTCAGCGGGAATCGTTGAAAAATTTGGCGCTCTGTGCAAAGTGTTGATGCTCTGCAATTGTTGGAGTTGCTGcgagcaacaaaagcaacagcaacaaatagttcattattttacaataaattgaattttattgccACGCATATGCCACTTTGTACACTAAAATCTTTAATAAGAATTCTATTTATAGTTGAGGCACTGCAATCTGCCAAGCTCTTATCGGTCTTATCAGAAATATAGCATTAATTCAGCGGGATGCAAGCTGAGCAGCTATCAGTTCAATAAACGCATATAAGGTGGTTATCAGACcatattaacaaaaacatgtgTGCACActgttattattttgtgtaTACCATTCGCTTgcttaatatttgtattattgttgacgagccataaatatttgcacttcACTTCAAGCTGTTGGCTAGCGTGCTCGTAAATCAAGGAAAGGCATTTGCCTGAAGGTCGGGCAACAGCTGCCGTCGCGATTGCGACATGTGGGTGGATGGCCAACGAACCAGGCAATAGTTAACAGTTGGCAGCCAAAAGTTAACAGCCCAGCCAACAGTTAACAGCTAAGACGCAATAGAAAACAGAAAACgatgtcgttgtcgttgccgttgtcgATGTCGATCAGCAGCCACTTAGATGGCTAATTTACACAACTGCCTTTTACTTTTCAAATTGGCCAACGTACTTGAAAGTCGTCAATGCCAATTTAAGATTAATGCTAACCAAATAGCCAGCCACTCATTCGAGCGGATCCTCTGGCCAGCGAGTCGGCCAACCATCTAACCCGTCAATGCGCGTCCCGTGCATCTAATTGATGTGACTTTTGCGTGTGCATCTATGAATGCATTTACTTAAATACGATTGTCTTGCACCCTGGTCAAAATGTTGTGTTTCATGCTCAAAACTCGAATTGGCTATTAAAAGtacaaacacaaaatttacAAACAGGGCTACATGCAACATTAATTAAACTAGGTTCATGAACCGAGCCCAAAGTCAAAGAGTTGGTTCGAACCGTGAACCGAACCGAGCTCAATTTTATGTGTCTCTAGCCCTGGTAAAAATACtccattttgaatttattgaaaatattaatatttaccaaTGTTATTATTTAACTGCCTTGTTGCTTGAGCTGAACAGCTGTTGAATGTTTTTATTACGTACTTTTATTACGTTTAAGAGGTAAAAATTTCCATTTGTAAAGCTTTCTTTTGGTTAGGAAACCTGGTTGAAtatgtattttcttaattgcAACAATAACACTCCGATCTTGCCATTCTATTACCTCTCCCACTGTGCAGCGCCACTTAGTCAAATCGAATGACGTCCCATGGCGCTTTGACCCGTCTGGCGCTTCCCCGCCAGCACCAGGGCTACTGTGTGGCAATAATTTTGCTAATTTTATCAGACGCTTTGAGTCTGGCCTGCCTGATTTTTATGGACGCTTTTAAGCGGCGCCCAGGAGAATCTCCGGCACTTGGAGCGCTTGCCCAATATGTTGTCGTAATGTCGATTTAATTGGCCTTAGAATCGATGTCGTATATTTCATGTGTGCGTTTCGAAGTCCTCTAATTAATAGAGTAAAAGTAAAACTTTAATGGTTTCTTAGGTTGCGACCTGCATAGAACCGAGTCATAAGCGCAGTCGCAGTCATCGTCGCAATCGCAGTCGCAGTGGCCGTTGGCGGCGTAGTCGTTCCAATGGCCGTCTTGTTTATGGGCGAAACCTGTTTCAAGGACGCGACGTTGGCGCAGTTCCAAGAACTGACTCGGCTCATTACCGAACCGAATGACGGGGCAGGGAGTCAGtggacgaaaaaaaaaaaaaaaaaaaaaacgtgactCTGATTCCCCGACTGCTCGACAGACGATTGCTAAACTATTTTTTTAAGCTGCAGTGCAGTCGCATAGGGCTTATAATGATGCCCGGCATGCCCAGGCAGCGCCAAGCCCTATTTCAACTTTTCCCATTTGCGGTGCATCGCCACATTTCttacacaaattttttttttttttcgcaaatATAgcaagagtttttttttctttttacttttattaaatttactaACTGCTTTTTTGCACATATCTC
This window harbors:
- the LOC138911430 gene encoding uncharacterized protein, with translation MVGRLGVKIWLPLLAILLARTEAEASFRVNLPTMVLQQLNGSSAQFEDWTQRLSDRLSPEQQQRLAWNVAFLETPKSAQQLRQLQTKLSPSSSINNPLKLWLWISFYWQLRRSNRLGSNQILLPHFALKLRQLQGHPLWRSAQVTNMLQSLPNSLGVLVRSRWLCLKHARHQLYALPGEALMLGANSNCCMWQLVVADTSQAWLSLENACEMQAKWFINILQPTASGTYTLQSAPSDNSSSFCIRNGAGYLVKVQATTDTEQNQEALAEDCHWELNDCTQLPTLLNKYLKGKIL